One region of Mycolicibacterium rhodesiae NBB3 genomic DNA includes:
- a CDS encoding glycosyltransferase, with translation MKLLSPIPFLSNPTVGQPFSDPPSFGILTTHPPTACGLATFSAALATGLSADGSEVSVVRVADGSPPSRAVGSSARVVGELIADSPVSVSAASELLNHSDVAIIQHEYGIYGGTDGDDVIDVIERLRVPSIVIAHTVLKDPTAHQRSVLRAVAAAADRVVVMSEAASERLSVNFDVTRRKIVTIPHGATVPKTVAAKHWSRPTLLTWGLLGPGKGIERVIDAMGSLGHLPGRPRYLIAGRTHPKVLAAQGETYRNRCIDQARRIGVADSVAFDSDYRDVASLNALAQSASVVVLPYDSTDQVTSGVLVDAIASGRPVVATAFPHANELLASGAGIVVDHDDPDALVAALRRVITDPRVAGSMAAEARRLAPTMSWRVVAGAYQRLAQRVLAERPALV, from the coding sequence TTGAAACTTTTATCTCCCATTCCGTTTTTATCCAATCCTACTGTCGGACAACCATTTTCAGATCCACCTAGCTTCGGCATTCTCACCACCCATCCACCGACGGCGTGTGGGCTCGCAACCTTCAGCGCGGCGTTGGCCACCGGATTGTCCGCCGATGGCTCCGAGGTCAGCGTGGTACGGGTCGCCGATGGGTCGCCGCCCTCGAGAGCGGTCGGTTCAAGCGCGCGCGTGGTCGGAGAGCTGATCGCCGACTCGCCGGTCTCGGTGTCTGCGGCCTCCGAATTGCTCAACCACAGTGACGTCGCCATCATCCAGCATGAGTACGGCATCTACGGCGGCACGGACGGTGACGATGTCATCGATGTCATCGAAAGACTGCGCGTGCCGTCCATCGTGATCGCTCACACGGTTCTCAAAGATCCTACGGCGCACCAGCGTTCGGTGCTCAGGGCTGTTGCCGCAGCCGCCGATCGCGTTGTGGTGATGTCCGAGGCTGCAAGCGAACGACTGAGTGTGAACTTCGATGTCACTCGTCGCAAGATCGTCACCATTCCGCACGGCGCCACCGTCCCGAAGACAGTTGCTGCAAAGCACTGGAGCAGACCCACCCTGCTGACCTGGGGTCTCTTGGGGCCGGGAAAGGGCATCGAGAGGGTGATCGACGCAATGGGCTCGCTCGGGCATCTCCCCGGTAGGCCGCGTTACCTCATTGCCGGACGGACACATCCGAAGGTGCTTGCCGCACAGGGCGAGACGTACCGCAACCGGTGTATCGATCAGGCTCGTCGCATCGGGGTGGCCGACTCCGTGGCTTTCGACTCCGACTACCGCGACGTCGCCTCTCTGAACGCCCTCGCCCAGTCCGCGAGTGTCGTGGTGCTGCCGTATGACTCCACCGATCAGGTGACTTCGGGCGTGCTGGTCGACGCCATCGCGAGCGGCCGGCCAGTCGTCGCGACGGCATTCCCCCATGCCAATGAACTCCTGGCCAGTGGGGCGGGCATCGTCGTCGACCACGACGACCCTGACGCACTCGTAGCTGCGCTTCGGCGGGTCATCACCGATCCGCGCGTGGCGGGTTCGATGGCTGCTGAGGCCCGCCGCCTCGCCCCAACAATGTCGTGGCGAGTCGTCGCGGGTGCGTACCAGCGGCTGGCTCAGCGGGTACTCGCTGAACGGCCGGCACTCGTATGA
- a CDS encoding DUF6307 family protein has protein sequence MTSQTLFRTPYEIRIDLVKDTIVAHSKLGEKAARELAEHVLHAIGSIPEKMR, from the coding sequence ATGACTTCGCAGACATTGTTCCGTACGCCCTACGAGATTCGTATCGACCTCGTCAAGGACACCATCGTGGCTCACTCCAAACTCGGCGAGAAAGCTGCCCGCGAGCTGGCCGAGCATGTCCTGCACGCAATCGGCTCGATCCCAGAGAAGATGCGCTGA